The DNA sequence TCAGCGGAGTAATGAGCAGAATTGCAGCGAATGAGCCGTTCACACACATTTTTTCTAATCCGGCAGCACGCTATATTCTTAATCTATCATTTTTTGGATGGCAGTACATTGTCGGCAGTATTGTCGTATGTGCAATTCTGATTTTAGGCATGATGGGTATTCAAAAAAGAAAATCATGTTCTCGAACGTAAGGAAAACTGAGGGGATTTGTAAATGAGCAGAAAAATAGTGATGACACTCGTGTGCATCCTTGTATTGGGTCTATCTGGGTGTGGAGATACACTCACTCTTAATCAATACAATACGAGTGAAATTTGGTATATAGCATATACAGACATTGATACAGTTTGTGAGAGCAATGAATTAACCGCAGATGGCTCCAGCATTTTACATTCTGAGGAAGATTATCTTCTGCTTTCATATGTAGTTGACAGCAATATTGAAATTACAAAAGAGCTAAAGGATGGGGGGGTGGGACCATTTGATCCTGACAAACCCTCAATGGATAGATCGCTTTGGTGATCCCAGCAAGTTAAAACCTGTGGAATATGGCAGTTTGGCAAATAGCATGCAGGAATTTTTAGATGTTCAAATGCCTATATTGACTGCTGATGGAAATGTATTGCCTGATGGAGTGGGACTATATCAATATGATGGAGAGACATTATTGGCATTTCCGGTGCATGTGGCGTTGGGCGCAGCAGAGCCGATAGAAGCAAAAAATCCATTGATTATCCTTGTGGATAAACCGGCACAAAGTCTTAAAGCGAGTAGCTGTATGTTGCCGCTGACTTCAAGCGGAAATGTCCTGTTTGCAGAAGGAGAGAAACTTCAAGAGTCATTTGACGAGAGCAAACTAATTGACTATGGATCGATTGAAGAGTTTCAGATGAATCATTAAAGTGAATCTGAAATGTGGAAAACAGTAGCTTAGTATAACAGAAATAGCTGCCGCACGACGGCAAAAGAAAAAAAGCCGTCGTACAGCAGCTAGAATCCGTGCTTATACTTCAAAAGAAACTCGGTATGGTGCGTTCCGTGGATGTTGCCCGGTACATGGAAGTTTCAAAACCCAGCGTATGTTACGCAGTAGGAACTTTACGAGAGGGCGGTTTTTTGACAACAGACGAAAACCATTATATACACCTGACCGACCTTGGCCGGGATGTGGCCGAAAAAATTTACGAACGCCATTGCTTTTTTACTTATCAACTTATAGCCGTTGGAGTTAATCCACAAACTGCAGAAGTGGATGCTTGTCGCATGGAACATGCAGTCAGTGATGAAAGTTTTCAAAAACTGAAAGAGCATGCGATGAGAGGGATTGCTGCACAAAAAATTGACAATACATTTGATAATTTTCCTGTGAAGAAATAGAAAATGTTGCTTTGCTAAAATAGATTAAATATGAAAGACACAAAATACAAGATATTAGCATATTTTGACAATCAATCATATCGAAAACTA is a window from the Lachnospiraceae bacterium GAM79 genome containing:
- a CDS encoding metal-dependent transcriptional regulator; translated protein: MPHDGKRKKAVVQQLESVLILQKKLGMVRSVDVARYMEVSKPSVCYAVGTLREGGFLTTDENHYIHLTDLGRDVAEKIYERHCFFTYQLIAVGVNPQTAEVDACRMEHAVSDESFQKLKEHAMRGIAAQKIDNTFDNFPVKK